One segment of Aulosira sp. FACHB-615 DNA contains the following:
- a CDS encoding AAA-like domain-containing protein codes for MYANKARRRRGVLLTPQGLKKLQTAKSEAEIRENNGHRYTLEALSDRTGLSVDSIMKIFACEVGVDKQTLKYCFQGFNLVLEQSDYCLPELPQRNQALSTNLSAAEPEPEIPEGQVPLDSRFYVERPPVEANCYKAILQPGALIRIKAPRRMGKTSLMSRILQSANNEGYHTVSLSFQLADTAIFQDLDKFLRWFCASISLGLDLQNQLADYWDELFGSKISAKIYFEHYILAKIINPIVLGLDDVDRLFQYPDLADDFFGLLRAWHEEAKNREIWKKLRLVVAHATEVYIPLSVNKSPFNVGLPVELHNFNKEQVQTLGDRYGLNFGEQSLEKLFDLVGGQPYLVRLACYYLWQHRISVEELLSTALSSDGIYREHLQQQWWNLQQNPELVDTFAQVIKSPQPVELHLQQAFKLQSMGLVNLYGNQATPSCRLYAEYFCDRLHYQPESIVS; via the coding sequence ATGTACGCAAATAAAGCTCGACGCAGACGAGGTGTACTTCTAACACCTCAAGGATTAAAGAAACTTCAAACAGCTAAGTCTGAAGCAGAGATTCGGGAAAATAATGGTCATCGGTATACTCTGGAAGCATTGAGCGATCGCACAGGTTTATCAGTCGATTCAATTATGAAGATATTTGCTTGTGAAGTAGGAGTAGACAAGCAAACTTTAAAGTACTGTTTTCAAGGGTTTAATCTAGTTTTAGAGCAGAGTGACTATTGTCTTCCAGAATTACCACAGCGAAATCAAGCTTTAAGTACTAACTTGTCAGCAGCAGAACCAGAACCAGAAATACCAGAAGGTCAAGTACCGCTTGATTCTCGATTTTATGTAGAACGCCCTCCCGTTGAAGCTAATTGTTATAAAGCTATTTTGCAACCAGGAGCATTAATCCGAATTAAAGCCCCAAGACGGATGGGGAAAACTTCATTGATGTCCCGAATTCTTCAGTCTGCCAATAATGAGGGTTATCATACTGTATCTTTAAGTTTTCAACTGGCTGATACAGCCATATTTCAAGATTTAGATAAATTCTTACGTTGGTTTTGTGCAAGTATCAGTCTGGGTTTGGATTTACAAAACCAACTAGCAGACTATTGGGATGAGCTATTTGGAAGCAAAATTAGCGCCAAAATTTATTTTGAACATTATATTTTAGCTAAAATAATTAACCCAATTGTTTTGGGTTTGGATGATGTCGATCGCTTATTTCAATATCCAGATTTAGCTGATGATTTTTTTGGGTTGTTACGCGCTTGGCATGAAGAAGCTAAAAATCGAGAAATTTGGAAAAAATTACGGCTAGTTGTAGCCCACGCTACAGAAGTATATATTCCCTTGAGTGTGAATAAGTCACCTTTTAATGTGGGTTTACCAGTTGAATTACATAACTTCAACAAAGAGCAAGTTCAGACTTTAGGCGATCGCTATGGGTTGAATTTTGGAGAGCAATCATTAGAAAAACTTTTCGATTTGGTCGGTGGTCAACCCTACCTTGTGAGATTAGCTTGTTATTATTTATGGCAACACCGTATCAGTGTAGAAGAGTTGTTATCAACTGCTCTGAGTTCGGATGGCATTTATCGTGAACATCTGCAACAACAGTGGTGGAATCTCCAACAAAATCCAGAACTAGTGGACACATTTGCACAGGTGATTAAATCCCCTCAACCAGTGGAATTACATCTACAGCAAGCGTTCAAGTTGCAAAGTATGGGGTTGGTTAATCTCTACGGAAATCAAGCTACACCTAGCTGTAGGTTGTATGCCGAATATTTCTGCGATCGCCTGCATTACCAGCCAGAATCAATTGTTTCCTAA
- a CDS encoding TauD/TfdA family dioxygenase → MSSQYFDIKPVAGRIGAEIIGIDLSANLSDELISDIRQTLVQYKVIFFRGQQLDANGQVAFARRFGEITTAHPTVPSLEGHPEVLDLDYSRTSSRANNWHTDVTFVDRPPLGSVLRALVIPPNGGDTIWANSVTAYQDLPTPLRDLADQLWAVHSNAYDYAAAVIDLPEDVLAHRAVFTSTVYETLHPVVRVHPESGERGLFIGGFVRRIRGLSQNESDEIIKLLQAYITRPENTVRWRWQVGDVAFWDNRATQHYAIADYGNQPRHVQRVTIVGDVPVGIDGKHSEAIKGDASVYNRREPALA, encoded by the coding sequence ATGAGTTCTCAATATTTTGATATCAAACCAGTTGCTGGACGCATCGGTGCAGAAATCATTGGCATTGATTTGAGTGCAAACCTCAGCGATGAGTTAATCAGCGATATTCGCCAAACCCTCGTCCAATACAAGGTAATTTTCTTTCGTGGTCAACAACTTGATGCTAATGGACAAGTAGCTTTTGCGCGGCGGTTTGGTGAAATCACCACAGCTCATCCCACCGTTCCTTCTTTAGAAGGACACCCAGAAGTTCTTGACCTTGATTACAGCCGCACTTCCAGCCGTGCTAACAACTGGCATACTGATGTGACATTTGTAGACCGTCCACCACTCGGCTCTGTTTTGCGGGCTTTGGTGATTCCTCCAAATGGTGGCGATACTATTTGGGCAAACTCAGTAACTGCATATCAAGATTTACCAACTCCACTACGTGACCTGGCTGATCAACTTTGGGCTGTACACAGTAACGCCTACGACTATGCCGCAGCTGTGATTGATTTACCAGAAGATGTATTAGCCCATCGGGCGGTGTTCACTTCCACCGTATATGAAACTTTACATCCAGTTGTACGTGTCCATCCTGAATCGGGAGAACGCGGCTTGTTCATTGGTGGTTTTGTGCGCCGCATTCGTGGTTTATCACAGAATGAATCTGATGAAATTATCAAATTATTGCAAGCATACATAACTCGCCCCGAAAATACAGTGCGTTGGCGTTGGCAAGTTGGCGATGTTGCTTTTTGGGATAACCGCGCTACACAACATTATGCAATTGCTGACTACGGCAACCAACCCCGTCACGTTCAGCGAGTCACGATTGTGGGTGATGTTCCTGTTGGGATTGATGGTAAGCACAGCGAAGCCATTAAGGGAGATGCTTCTGTATACAATCGACGCGAACCTGCTCTTGCTTAA